In Paracoccus methylovorus, a genomic segment contains:
- a CDS encoding glycosyltransferase, protein MKILFVHQNFPAQFLHLAPALAARGHHVMGLTDEKNARPSPVRVVRYKAPDEPSLPPMLGRTFSEMAERGWLAARGCRALRDRHDYTPDVIFGHSGWGETLFLREIWPQAKLLVYAELLYRTRGHDVGFDPEITPDSDEARIGTIARSAHLIQGLVQADAGLAPTEYQANSFPAELRQKLTVIHDGIDTLKVCPNPLADFLLPDGRRLRAGDEVLTYVSRSLEPYRGFHRFMRALPQVMRARPDAQVVVVGGEGVSYGSLPKDAPNWKEKLLAELDGQLDLSRIHFMGRVAYPQYLALLQVSRVHCYLTYPFVLSWSLAEAMAAGCYIVGSDTEPVRELIRDGENGRLVPFFDQPALEAALIRGLSGDPDADRMRAAARETILQGYDLHRHSLPQLVDWVEGFAP, encoded by the coding sequence ATGAAAATCCTGTTCGTTCATCAGAATTTTCCGGCGCAATTCCTGCATCTGGCGCCGGCGCTGGCAGCGCGCGGCCATCACGTCATGGGCCTGACGGACGAAAAGAACGCGCGGCCTTCGCCGGTTCGCGTGGTGCGCTACAAGGCGCCGGACGAGCCCTCGTTGCCGCCCATGCTGGGCCGGACATTCAGCGAGATGGCCGAGCGGGGCTGGCTGGCGGCACGCGGCTGCCGGGCCTTGCGCGATCGGCACGACTATACTCCCGACGTGATCTTTGGCCACAGCGGTTGGGGCGAGACGCTGTTTTTGCGCGAAATCTGGCCACAGGCAAAGCTGCTGGTCTATGCCGAACTGCTGTATCGCACGCGCGGCCATGATGTGGGGTTCGATCCTGAAATTACCCCCGACAGCGACGAGGCGCGGATCGGCACCATCGCGCGCTCGGCACATCTGATTCAGGGGCTGGTGCAGGCCGATGCCGGGCTGGCGCCGACCGAATATCAGGCGAACTCCTTTCCGGCCGAGTTGCGCCAAAAGCTGACGGTGATCCATGACGGCATCGACACGCTGAAGGTCTGTCCCAATCCGCTGGCCGACTTCCTGCTGCCCGACGGGCGCCGCTTGCGGGCCGGGGACGAGGTGCTGACCTATGTTTCGCGCTCGCTTGAACCTTATCGCGGCTTTCACCGTTTCATGCGCGCGTTGCCCCAGGTGATGCGGGCGCGGCCGGATGCGCAGGTGGTGGTCGTTGGCGGCGAGGGCGTCAGCTACGGCAGCCTGCCCAAGGATGCGCCGAACTGGAAAGAGAAACTGCTGGCCGAACTGGACGGCCAGTTGGACCTGTCGCGCATCCATTTCATGGGCCGCGTGGCTTATCCGCAATATCTGGCGCTGCTGCAGGTCAGCCGGGTGCATTGCTACCTGACCTATCCCTTCGTGCTGAGCTGGTCCTTGGCCGAGGCGATGGCGGCGGGCTGCTATATCGTCGGTTCTGATACCGAGCCGGTGCGCGAACTGATACGGGACGGCGAGAATGGGCGGCTGGTGCCGTTCTTTGACCAACCGGCGCTGGAGGCGGCGTTGATCCGCGGGCTTTCCGGCGATCCCGACGCCGACCGGATGCGGGCGGCGGCGCGGGAAACCATCCTGCAAGGCTATGACCTGCACCGCCACAGCCTGCCGCAACTGGTGGATTGGGTCGAGGGCTTTGCGCCCTAA
- a CDS encoding molecular chaperone DjiA — protein MDAAIKDHQQPCPELPKPRSFWQRIADRLAAIVGTDRAATPPEKSVAFTIAVIALGAKLAKADGAVARSEVAAFRRVFIIPRSEEKNAARVFDLARQDVAGFDAWARRIARMFPPGDPVLADVIEGLFIIAVADSELHEAEILFIDDVARIFGMTPAQVATIRARHDRRQGCPSCEVLGVTPDTPLPEARRRWRELVLASHPDRAVARGLPPEAIRLAEARTRALNEAWENFRNMHRLHPA, from the coding sequence ATGGATGCCGCGATAAAGGACCACCAACAGCCCTGCCCCGAACTGCCCAAGCCGCGCAGCTTTTGGCAGCGAATCGCCGACAGGCTGGCGGCGATCGTCGGCACCGACCGTGCCGCCACCCCGCCCGAGAAATCGGTCGCCTTCACCATCGCGGTGATCGCACTGGGGGCCAAACTGGCCAAGGCGGACGGCGCGGTGGCGAGGTCCGAGGTCGCGGCCTTTCGCCGTGTCTTCATCATCCCGCGATCCGAAGAAAAGAACGCCGCCCGGGTCTTTGACCTGGCGCGGCAGGACGTGGCCGGCTTCGACGCCTGGGCCCGGCGCATCGCACGCATGTTCCCGCCCGGCGACCCGGTTCTGGCCGATGTGATCGAGGGATTGTTCATCATCGCCGTCGCCGACAGCGAGTTGCACGAGGCGGAAATCCTGTTCATCGACGACGTGGCACGCATCTTCGGCATGACGCCCGCGCAGGTGGCGACGATCCGCGCCCGCCATGACCGGCGGCAAGGCTGTCCTTCGTGCGAGGTGCTGGGCGTTACCCCCGACACGCCCCTGCCCGAAGCGCGTCGACGCTGGCGCGAGTTGGTGCTTGCCTCCCACCCCGACCGCGCCGTTGCCCGCGGCCTGCCGCCCGAGGCGATCCGGCTGGCCGAGGCCCGCACCCGCGCATTGAACGAGGCGTGGGAAAACTTCCGCAACATGCACCGCCTGCATCCGGCATAG
- the cysW gene encoding sulfate ABC transporter permease subunit CysW, which yields MTAAALTYAPGQSRTMPRLLIGLAFGLTAIFVVAPLAFIFWRAFADGWAVYLKNITDPLVLHAIWLTTLVAVIVVPVNIAFGIAAAWAIARFRFPGRKLLMVVIEIPFSISPIIAGICYLLLYGRQGLWGPWLAAHDLKIMFAVPGIVLVTMFVTAPFVVREVLPLMQAQGSEQEQAAVTLGARGWQVFSRVTLPNIRWALLYGAVLCTARAVGEFGGVSVVSGSIRGQTNTLPLQIELMFNDLNTTGAFAAASTLTVIALVVLVIKAALENHR from the coding sequence ATGACCGCAGCCGCACTGACCTATGCCCCCGGCCAAAGCCGCACCATGCCGCGCCTGCTGATCGGGCTGGCCTTCGGGCTGACGGCAATCTTTGTCGTCGCGCCGCTGGCCTTCATCTTCTGGCGTGCCTTCGCCGATGGCTGGGCGGTCTACCTGAAGAACATCACCGATCCCTTGGTGCTGCATGCGATCTGGCTTACCACGCTGGTGGCGGTGATCGTGGTGCCGGTCAACATCGCCTTCGGTATCGCGGCGGCATGGGCCATCGCCCGATTCCGCTTTCCGGGACGCAAGCTGTTGATGGTCGTGATCGAGATTCCCTTTTCGATCTCGCCGATCATCGCCGGCATCTGCTACCTGCTGCTTTACGGACGACAAGGGCTGTGGGGGCCGTGGCTTGCCGCGCACGACCTGAAGATCATGTTCGCCGTGCCCGGCATCGTGCTGGTTACGATGTTCGTCACCGCCCCCTTCGTGGTGCGCGAGGTGCTGCCCTTGATGCAGGCGCAGGGCTCCGAACAGGAACAGGCGGCGGTGACGTTGGGCGCACGCGGATGGCAGGTGTTTTCACGCGTGACCCTACCCAATATCCGCTGGGCCCTGCTTTACGGCGCGGTGCTTTGCACGGCCCGCGCGGTTGGCGAATTCGGCGGGGTTTCGGTGGTTTCCGGCTCGATCCGGGGGCAGACGAACACGCTGCCGTTGCAGATCGAACTGATGTTCAATGACCTGAATACCACCGGCGCTTTCGCCGCCGCTTCGACCCTGACCGTGATCGCGCTGGTCGTGCTGGTGATCAAGGCTGCCTTGGAAAACCACAGGTGA